In Rhodocyclaceae bacterium, a single window of DNA contains:
- a CDS encoding sulfatase-like hydrolase/transferase: MQQSNLIVILSDEHNPKVAGYAGHPIVKTPNLDRLAARGTRFTSAYTNCPICVPGRASLATGRHVHEHRCWDNAIAYEGAPPSWGHRTMAAGHRTVSIGKLHYQDSDPRRNGFDEEILPMHIVNGVGDLLGLIRDELPRRVGAMKLGPEAGPGESDYTRYDRDIVSATRKWLREEAPKHRDRPWVLYVGMVAPHFPLIAPQAFYDLYPPDSLPWPKMYGNDERPKHPFIDRQRWSMCFDEGFTGDDMVRRALAAYFGLTSFLDDNIGQILGAVEELGLWSNTRVLYSSDHGDNLGARGLWGKSTMYEESAGIPMLLAGPGIPAGARVDAPVSLVDVFQTTLDSLGVPAHADDADLPGHSLIAMANGARPERTVLSEYHAAASPSGSFMIRHGRYKYIHYAAFRDFVPPPMLFDLEADPEETVDLAEDPAHAGVRAECLAALMKIVDPQAADALARADQQVYIDRHGGRDAILGLGTFRYTPPPGVDPQYFAKTP; the protein is encoded by the coding sequence ATGCAGCAGTCGAACCTGATCGTCATCCTTTCAGACGAGCACAATCCCAAGGTCGCCGGATACGCCGGCCACCCGATCGTCAAGACGCCGAACCTGGATCGTCTCGCAGCCCGCGGTACCCGATTCACCAGCGCCTATACCAACTGCCCGATCTGCGTCCCGGGCCGCGCCAGCCTCGCCACCGGCCGCCATGTGCACGAGCACCGCTGCTGGGACAACGCGATCGCCTACGAGGGCGCGCCGCCGAGCTGGGGTCATCGCACGATGGCGGCCGGCCACCGTACCGTGTCGATCGGCAAGCTGCACTATCAGGACTCCGATCCGCGCCGCAACGGCTTCGATGAAGAGATCCTGCCGATGCATATCGTCAACGGCGTCGGCGACCTGCTCGGCCTGATCCGCGACGAACTGCCCAGGCGCGTGGGTGCGATGAAGCTCGGGCCCGAAGCCGGGCCGGGCGAATCCGACTACACCCGCTACGACCGCGACATCGTCAGCGCCACGCGCAAGTGGCTGCGCGAGGAAGCGCCGAAGCATCGCGACCGTCCGTGGGTGCTCTATGTCGGCATGGTCGCGCCGCACTTCCCGCTGATCGCGCCCCAGGCGTTCTACGACCTGTATCCGCCGGATTCGCTGCCCTGGCCGAAGATGTACGGCAACGACGAGCGGCCGAAGCATCCGTTCATCGACCGGCAGCGCTGGTCGATGTGCTTTGACGAGGGCTTCACCGGCGACGACATGGTGCGCCGTGCGCTCGCGGCCTACTTCGGCCTGACCAGCTTCCTCGACGACAACATCGGCCAGATCCTGGGCGCGGTCGAGGAACTCGGCCTGTGGTCGAACACACGGGTGCTCTATTCGTCCGACCATGGCGACAACCTCGGCGCGCGCGGGCTGTGGGGCAAGTCGACGATGTACGAAGAGTCCGCCGGCATCCCGATGCTGCTGGCCGGACCGGGCATCCCGGCAGGCGCGCGCGTCGATGCGCCGGTGTCGCTGGTCGACGTGTTCCAGACCACGCTCGATTCGCTGGGTGTACCGGCGCATGCGGACGATGCCGACCTGCCCGGGCATTCGCTGATCGCGATGGCCAACGGCGCACGGCCGGAACGCACGGTGCTGTCCGAGTACCACGCAGCCGCCTCGCCATCCGGTTCGTTCATGATCAGGCATGGCCGCTACAAGTACATCCACTACGCGGCGTTCCGCGACTTCGTGCCGCCGCCGATGCTCTTCGACCTCGAGGCCGATCCGGAGGAGACGGTCGACCTGGCCGAAGACCCGGCGCACGCCGGCGTGCGCGCGGAATGCCTGGCCGCGCTGATGAAGATCGTGGACCCGCAGGCGGCCGATGCACTGGCGCGTGCCGACCAGCAGGTCTACATCGACCGGCACGGCGGTCGCGATGCCATCCTGGGCCTGGGCACCTTCCGCTACACGCCACCGCCCGGCGTCGATCCGCAGTACTTCGCGAAGACGCCCTGA
- a CDS encoding tripartite tricarboxylate transporter substrate binding protein, which yields MYRLTATLAALPATVLAMALLGGTTADAAGQSWPSRPIRFIINSAPGGAPDIIGRLVAQPLSERIGQQIVVDNRAGASGIIAAELVARAAPDGYTTLLGATTIFAMLPAMRSNLPYDVERDFAPVSLLASAANVVVVNGALPVKTVADLIALARSRPLLYASAGTGTPAHLAGEMMNLGAGLKMGHVPYKGAGPALADVLAGQVHLIITSPIAAAPHLAGGRVRMIATTGAARDPMLPDLPPVADTLRGFEITQWWGMVVPAKTPRSIVRQLNGEIGEVLKQPELRERLTQQGAVLEGGTPERFAKFIAAERIRLGAIIRQAGITLRD from the coding sequence ATGTACCGGCTGACAGCCACACTGGCGGCCCTGCCGGCAACCGTGCTTGCAATGGCACTGCTGGGCGGCACGACGGCAGACGCCGCGGGCCAGTCGTGGCCGTCGCGCCCCATCCGCTTCATCATCAATTCAGCACCCGGTGGCGCACCCGACATCATCGGCCGCCTGGTGGCGCAGCCGCTGTCGGAACGCATCGGGCAGCAGATCGTGGTGGACAACCGGGCCGGGGCCAGCGGGATCATCGCCGCAGAACTGGTCGCGCGCGCAGCCCCCGATGGCTACACCACGCTGCTGGGCGCGACGACGATCTTCGCGATGCTGCCCGCGATGCGATCGAACCTACCGTATGACGTCGAGCGCGACTTCGCGCCGGTGAGCCTGCTCGCCTCGGCCGCCAACGTCGTCGTGGTGAACGGTGCGCTGCCGGTGAAGACCGTCGCCGACCTGATCGCCCTCGCCCGGTCGCGGCCGCTGCTCTATGCATCCGCCGGTACCGGGACCCCCGCGCACCTGGCCGGAGAGATGATGAATCTGGGCGCCGGGCTGAAGATGGGACATGTCCCCTACAAGGGTGCGGGACCCGCGCTGGCAGACGTGCTGGCCGGGCAGGTACACCTCATCATCACCTCGCCGATCGCCGCCGCACCGCACCTCGCCGGCGGCCGGGTTCGCATGATCGCGACCACCGGTGCGGCGCGCGACCCGATGCTGCCCGACCTGCCGCCGGTCGCCGACACCCTGCGCGGCTTCGAGATCACCCAGTGGTGGGGCATGGTGGTGCCGGCAAAGACCCCGCGCTCCATCGTCCGGCAGCTCAACGGCGAGATCGGCGAGGTTCTGAAACAGCCCGAACTGCGCGAACGCCTCACCCAGCAGGGTGCCGTCCTGGAGGGTGGTACACCGGAGCGCTTCGCGAAGTTCATCGCCGCCGAGCGCATTCGCCTCGGTGCGATCATCCGTCAGGCGGGGATCACCCTGCGCGACTGA
- a CDS encoding tripartite tricarboxylate transporter substrate binding protein, producing MNPPKTINAPARVQVQAPSLRSVACASACAALTLASAVPAYGQSFPSRPVRMIVGFPPGGATDLVARILQPKLQESFGQQMVVDNRPGANGVISLEILSRSDADGHSVAFGHIGNLVISPTLQKVPYDPYKSFEPIGMMVTLQNIMIVHPSVQAKSLKDLIALAKAKPGTINYATSGIGSPGHLATVLFETMTGTVLNHIPYKGGGPALTDLIGGQVPMFTAVISTAVPQVQAGKARALAVTGARRSEALPDVPTVAEAGVPGYEATNWYGLIAPARTPKAAITRFHKDMVAALNSADVRQQLKDRGIDAAPGTPEEFTRFVRGEEKRWGPIIRKGKFE from the coding sequence ATGAACCCTCCCAAGACGATCAATGCCCCGGCACGCGTTCAAGTGCAGGCCCCAAGCCTGCGCTCGGTGGCCTGCGCGTCGGCCTGCGCTGCGCTCACGCTCGCGAGCGCGGTGCCCGCATACGGTCAGTCGTTTCCGTCGCGGCCGGTACGTATGATCGTCGGCTTCCCGCCCGGCGGTGCGACCGACCTGGTCGCGCGCATCCTGCAGCCGAAGCTGCAGGAATCCTTCGGACAGCAGATGGTGGTGGACAACCGCCCCGGCGCCAACGGCGTGATCTCGCTCGAGATCCTGTCGCGCAGCGATGCCGACGGCCACAGCGTGGCGTTCGGTCACATCGGCAACCTGGTGATCAGCCCGACCCTGCAGAAGGTGCCCTACGACCCGTACAAGAGCTTCGAGCCGATCGGCATGATGGTCACGCTGCAGAACATCATGATCGTGCATCCGTCGGTACAGGCGAAGTCCCTGAAGGACCTGATCGCCCTGGCGAAGGCGAAGCCGGGCACGATCAACTACGCCACCTCCGGCATCGGCAGCCCGGGGCATCTGGCCACCGTACTGTTCGAGACGATGACCGGCACCGTACTCAACCACATCCCCTACAAGGGCGGCGGCCCGGCACTGACCGACCTGATCGGCGGCCAGGTGCCGATGTTCACCGCGGTGATCTCGACCGCCGTGCCGCAGGTGCAGGCAGGAAAGGCGCGCGCGCTGGCGGTCACCGGAGCCCGGCGCAGCGAAGCCCTGCCCGACGTGCCAACGGTGGCGGAAGCAGGCGTGCCAGGTTACGAGGCTACCAACTGGTATGGCCTGATCGCGCCGGCACGGACGCCGAAGGCCGCGATCACCCGGTTCCACAAGGACATGGTCGCCGCGCTCAATTCGGCCGACGTGCGCCAGCAATTGAAGGACCGTGGCATCGACGCAGCGCCGGGCACGCCGGAGGAATTCACCCGATTCGTGCGCGGCGAAGAGAAGCGCTGGGGTCCGATCATCCGCAAGGGCAAGTTCGAATAG
- a CDS encoding amidase, whose protein sequence is MNTSSAASEPFRLEEATIGEMQQAIRDGRTTCVKVVEHYLKRVRAFNGVSSMLITEDGADVAPATGTVRGGSPLAFPTKTVKAADWLPDLDKYEGLPIEFGRMDATASDPEVAQQYGMVAGIPDAGQVNALSTINIRGERSVTCKGDFDRHPSLGPLPPGAPPMCDAFRHQPDALERAAELDAQYGSNPDLEKMPMYGVVFSFKDPFDTKDMRSTGGGDTRYDIDVPARDHVLVDQLRAKGAIIFAKAVCTEYNGRAADPGGRHKMLKVLPSTIGYQRSTWGGNPSNPYDTTRSGSLGSSSGSGVSVGANLVMASLGEETRASCRGPSNHNSVALILPHKSMIGFDGGAIGVDIYVDRTGILCRSLGDCAKVLDALKDPERGYYDPRDEWSTVPRSSIVAGGYAKHAQCAVAPGALAGMRLGVIRESMVYPRGSKSEQPIVEAACAEIKSVLGGHLGATLVESSDPLWTPDADCEQMTVDFRRALARMVPVLMPDLLFRLGADGLPLFREFAEAIVRTEFQPGKFFGSGSMQPIDYFVKLAEGLIPAPSNLDVPTVQQQDMAMAFRFHLTQYLTRRAADWKARGFSESVVDFPTLNARTKFWGDDQRAWFANWEEVADMRNPLGQRQGINERIMLRELLRRVDMMVMYENRLDALVRLHSPYPPAKIGGAGQPGVWQNLRPESLNGPNAGLTEMLVPAGYVTTVYDPEFRLSADRKRYETVGSDHARQVAAPGMPFSLVFRCEPGREDVLLKVASSYEAASKRRVSPPAFPALPAA, encoded by the coding sequence GTGAACACATCCAGCGCAGCCAGTGAACCCTTCCGCCTCGAAGAGGCCACCATCGGCGAGATGCAGCAGGCCATCCGCGATGGCCGCACCACCTGCGTGAAGGTGGTCGAGCACTACCTGAAGCGGGTACGCGCGTTCAATGGCGTGTCCAGCATGCTGATCACCGAAGACGGTGCCGATGTCGCGCCTGCCACGGGAACGGTGCGCGGCGGATCGCCGCTCGCATTCCCGACGAAGACGGTGAAGGCTGCCGACTGGCTGCCCGACCTCGACAAGTACGAGGGGCTGCCGATCGAATTCGGCCGGATGGACGCCACCGCCTCCGACCCCGAGGTCGCGCAGCAGTACGGCATGGTCGCCGGCATCCCGGATGCAGGGCAGGTCAACGCGCTGTCGACGATCAACATCCGCGGCGAGCGTTCGGTCACCTGCAAGGGCGACTTCGACCGCCATCCATCGCTAGGGCCGCTGCCGCCCGGCGCGCCGCCGATGTGCGACGCGTTCCGCCACCAGCCCGATGCGCTCGAGCGTGCGGCGGAACTCGACGCGCAGTACGGCAGCAACCCTGACCTCGAGAAGATGCCGATGTATGGCGTGGTCTTCTCCTTCAAGGATCCGTTCGATACGAAGGACATGCGTTCCACCGGCGGTGGCGACACCCGCTATGACATCGACGTGCCGGCGCGCGACCATGTGCTGGTCGACCAGTTGCGCGCGAAGGGCGCCATCATCTTCGCCAAGGCGGTGTGCACCGAGTACAACGGCCGCGCAGCCGATCCCGGTGGACGGCACAAGATGCTCAAGGTACTGCCCTCGACCATCGGCTACCAGCGCAGCACCTGGGGCGGTAACCCGTCCAATCCGTACGACACGACACGCTCCGGTTCGCTCGGTTCGAGCTCCGGTTCGGGCGTGTCCGTCGGCGCCAACCTGGTGATGGCGAGCCTGGGCGAGGAAACGCGGGCCTCCTGCCGCGGGCCGTCCAACCACAACTCCGTGGCGCTGATCCTGCCGCACAAGTCGATGATCGGCTTCGACGGTGGCGCGATCGGCGTGGACATCTACGTCGACCGTACCGGCATCCTGTGCCGGTCGCTCGGCGACTGCGCAAAGGTGCTCGACGCATTGAAGGATCCCGAGCGCGGCTACTACGACCCGCGCGACGAATGGTCGACCGTGCCGCGCTCGTCGATCGTGGCCGGTGGCTATGCGAAGCATGCGCAGTGCGCGGTCGCCCCCGGCGCGCTGGCCGGCATGCGGCTGGGCGTGATCCGCGAGTCGATGGTGTATCCGCGCGGCTCGAAGAGCGAGCAGCCGATCGTCGAGGCCGCCTGCGCCGAGATCAAGTCGGTGCTCGGTGGCCACCTGGGCGCGACGCTGGTCGAGTCGAGCGATCCGCTGTGGACGCCGGATGCCGACTGCGAGCAGATGACGGTGGACTTCCGTCGCGCGCTCGCGCGCATGGTTCCGGTGCTGATGCCCGACCTGCTGTTCCGCCTGGGTGCCGACGGGCTGCCGCTGTTCCGGGAATTCGCCGAGGCCATCGTGCGCACCGAGTTCCAGCCCGGGAAGTTCTTCGGCTCGGGTTCCATGCAGCCGATCGACTACTTCGTGAAGCTGGCCGAAGGGCTGATCCCTGCACCGTCGAACCTCGACGTGCCGACGGTGCAGCAGCAGGACATGGCGATGGCCTTCCGCTTCCACCTGACCCAGTACCTGACCCGGCGTGCCGCCGACTGGAAGGCGCGCGGCTTCAGCGAGTCGGTAGTGGATTTCCCGACGCTCAACGCGCGCACGAAGTTCTGGGGTGACGACCAGCGGGCCTGGTTCGCCAACTGGGAAGAGGTGGCCGACATGCGTAACCCGCTCGGCCAGCGCCAGGGCATCAACGAACGGATCATGCTGCGCGAACTGCTGCGCCGGGTCGACATGATGGTGATGTACGAGAACCGGCTCGATGCGCTGGTACGGCTGCATTCGCCGTATCCGCCGGCGAAGATCGGCGGCGCGGGGCAACCGGGCGTCTGGCAGAACCTGCGCCCGGAGTCGCTGAACGGCCCGAACGCGGGGCTGACCGAGATGCTGGTGCCGGCTGGTTACGTCACCACGGTATACGACCCGGAGTTCCGGCTGAGCGCAGACCGCAAACGCTACGAGACGGTCGGCTCGGACCACGCACGGCAGGTCGCGGCGCCTGGCATGCCGTTCTCGCTGGTGTTCCGCTGTGAACCGGGCCGTGAAGACGTGCTGCTGAAGGTCGCCTCGTCGTACGAGGCGGCGTCGAAGCGGCGGGTGTCGCCCCCGGCGTTCCCGGCATTGCCCGCGGCCTGA
- a CDS encoding MFS transporter — protein MSADAPRVGVTTAVGVAFAVQAGVALVIFAPPVLAPAATRTMGLDPSTVGVFTSLVYLFAAIAAVSSARPVAALGALRASQICLLLCAAGIALVATASLPLVVLGAMLLGLGYGPVTPSSAIILVSTLPARFRSLGFSVKQTGVPVGAGVCGLAIPALVAAFDWQVAAFVLAAAVVAGAVLCQPLQRDFDEGVRGSGPSASTSPLGSLALVWRLPRLRELAIGSFVFAGIQMCVVTYLVVFLTETGLGLGQAGLAMTCAMIGGLVGRIGWGWVADNLLAPRRTLALVSLLMGMTSLGLACVQPSWPLAAVIAMSAAAGLSSIAWNGVYLAEVAHRAPPGMATAATGGTMFCTYAGVMVWPTVFYVAHAATGSYVASFVLVGLLGLAGAALFVRPSPD, from the coding sequence GTGAGCGCGGATGCGCCCAGGGTCGGCGTGACCACCGCGGTCGGCGTCGCGTTCGCGGTGCAGGCCGGCGTCGCGCTGGTGATCTTCGCACCGCCGGTGCTCGCACCTGCGGCCACCCGCACGATGGGGCTGGACCCGTCGACGGTCGGCGTGTTCACCTCGCTCGTCTATCTGTTCGCCGCCATCGCCGCCGTCTCCAGTGCCCGCCCGGTGGCTGCGCTCGGCGCGTTGCGTGCAAGCCAGATCTGCCTGCTGCTGTGCGCCGCGGGCATCGCGCTGGTGGCCACCGCCTCGCTGCCGCTGGTGGTGCTCGGTGCGATGCTGCTCGGGCTCGGCTACGGGCCTGTCACGCCGTCATCGGCGATCATCCTGGTGTCGACCCTGCCGGCGCGCTTCCGGTCGCTCGGCTTCTCGGTCAAGCAGACCGGCGTGCCGGTGGGGGCCGGGGTGTGCGGCCTGGCGATCCCGGCACTGGTGGCGGCGTTCGACTGGCAGGTGGCGGCGTTCGTGCTGGCCGCGGCCGTTGTCGCCGGTGCGGTGCTGTGCCAGCCGCTGCAGCGCGACTTCGATGAAGGCGTGCGTGGCAGCGGTCCGTCAGCAAGCACGTCGCCGCTCGGTTCGCTCGCGCTGGTGTGGCGCCTGCCGAGGCTGCGTGAACTGGCGATCGGTTCGTTCGTGTTTGCCGGCATACAGATGTGCGTCGTCACCTATCTGGTGGTGTTTCTCACCGAGACCGGGCTGGGCCTGGGGCAGGCCGGGCTCGCCATGACCTGCGCGATGATCGGCGGACTGGTCGGTCGCATCGGCTGGGGCTGGGTCGCCGACAATCTGCTGGCGCCGCGGCGCACGCTCGCGCTGGTGAGCCTGTTGATGGGCATGACCTCGCTCGGCCTGGCCTGCGTGCAGCCATCGTGGCCGCTGGCGGCGGTTATTGCAATGTCAGCGGCTGCCGGCCTCTCGTCGATCGCATGGAACGGCGTGTACCTCGCCGAGGTCGCGCATCGCGCGCCGCCCGGGATGGCCACTGCGGCTACCGGTGGCACCATGTTCTGCACCTATGCCGGGGTGATGGTGTGGCCGACGGTGTTCTATGTAGCACACGCGGCGACCGGGAGTTACGTAGCCTCGTTCGTGCTGGTCGGTCTGCTCGGGTTGGCCGGAGCAGCGCTGTTCGTTCGCCCGTCGCCGGACTGA
- the hrpA gene encoding ATP-dependent RNA helicase HrpA has translation MTARFSPADIARRRAALPPITYPEELPVSGKRAEIAEAIRASRVVIVCGETGSGKTTQLPKLCLELGRGIEGLIGHTQPRRLAARSVATRIAQELGTPLGTVVGYKVRFSDKLSRDGHVKLMTDGILLAELEHDRDLRAYDTLIIDEAHERSLNIDFLLGFLRGLVRRRADLKVIVTSATIDAQRFSAFFDGAPVIEVSGRLYPVETRYRPPVEADEDDARDEDPAQPILDAVDELARDRTAGSMGGDILVFLPGEREIRDTAEALRKHHPKGYEILPLFARLSFEEQERVFKPDGGRRIVLATNVAETSLTVPGIRYVVDTGVARVKRYSFRNKVEMLQVEPVSRAAANQRAGRCGRLGPGVCIRLYDEPGFDARPAFTDPEILRTSIAAVILRMKALGLPEVEDFPFIDPPTPRAVADGYQLLTELGAIDEARRLTRIGRELARFPTDPRLGRILVAARDGGCLAEALVVCSVLAVQDPRDRPFEQSEAADRAHAEFVDDKSDFATLLAIWKFHEESLQHKKSNRKHVEAMQARFLSPRRLREWRDVHGQLHATVSELGWRINDQPAKGDALHRALLAGFIGNIGFKLEEGDGYAGARGIRFNVHPSSGLRKAKPKWVVAAELTETTRLYARLVARVEPEVIEQVGAALLKREHFDPRFEAERAMVIAYERVTLFGLTLVARRKVHYGPIDPVKAREIFIREGLVDGAWVPKGTQAPFLEHNRRLIREVEALEHKARRKDVLVDPEAIAEFYAERVGEGIHNGAAFETWRRTAEKDDPKRLFLTRDYLMRHAASAVTEELFPAQVEVDALVLKLVYRFEPGHPLDGVTLSVPLPVLNRIDPGQFDWLVPGMIRDKVAACLKALPKAIRKRLIPVPEHVTRFLEWVDRGGESVGARGAGGRPPFEQALVAFVKRETGEAFTVETWRAIQQSATSSGDLPAHLRMNYRVVDDAGRELALGRDLPALRAQLGEAAQLAVSEAGSAFERSGITAWDFGELPASIAVTQGGRRLTAHPGIEDEGKGVALRLFDTEPSATASTRRGVVRLMRLEMKEPMRMLEKRVRDQKEALLALRLVAPPDALVEDVVAAVADRAFIGDDLLPRSKAQYEQQRTRARARVPAVADGALRLFGQVAQAYAKVAPLVSSPPPALARIAADMRVQLSRLVRPGFMLGTPWEQLPHLPRYLKAMELRLAKYPGNPDRDRRHAEAIAGLAKRIDRRLEERHAAGEPDPGAEALRWQVEELRVSLFAQELRTPAPVSIKRLQKAWEELQ, from the coding sequence GTGACCGCCCGCTTCTCCCCCGCCGACATCGCCCGCCGCCGCGCCGCGCTGCCGCCGATCACCTATCCGGAAGAGCTGCCGGTCTCCGGCAAGCGGGCCGAGATCGCCGAAGCCATCCGCGCCAGCCGTGTGGTCATCGTCTGCGGTGAGACCGGCTCGGGCAAGACCACCCAGCTGCCCAAGCTGTGCCTGGAACTGGGCCGCGGCATCGAGGGGCTGATCGGACACACCCAGCCGCGGCGGCTCGCGGCGCGCAGCGTCGCCACCCGCATCGCGCAGGAGCTGGGAACACCGCTGGGCACGGTGGTCGGCTACAAGGTCCGCTTCTCAGACAAGCTCTCGCGCGATGGCCATGTGAAGCTGATGACCGACGGCATCCTGCTCGCGGAGCTCGAGCACGACCGCGACCTGCGTGCCTACGACACGCTGATCATCGACGAGGCGCACGAGCGCAGCCTGAACATCGACTTCCTGCTCGGGTTCCTGCGCGGGCTGGTGCGGCGGCGCGCGGACCTGAAGGTGATCGTCACCTCGGCCACGATCGATGCGCAGCGCTTCTCGGCGTTCTTCGACGGCGCGCCGGTGATCGAGGTGTCCGGTCGCCTGTATCCGGTGGAGACGCGCTACCGGCCTCCCGTCGAGGCCGACGAGGACGATGCGCGCGACGAGGACCCGGCGCAGCCGATCCTCGATGCAGTCGACGAACTCGCGCGTGACCGGACCGCCGGCTCGATGGGTGGCGACATCCTGGTGTTCCTGCCGGGTGAGCGCGAGATCCGCGATACTGCAGAGGCACTGCGCAAGCACCATCCGAAGGGCTACGAGATCCTGCCGCTGTTCGCCCGGCTGTCCTTCGAGGAACAGGAGCGGGTATTCAAGCCCGATGGCGGCCGGCGCATCGTGCTCGCTACCAACGTCGCCGAGACCTCGCTCACCGTGCCGGGCATCCGCTACGTGGTCGATACCGGCGTCGCCCGGGTCAAGCGCTACAGCTTCCGCAACAAGGTAGAGATGCTGCAGGTCGAGCCGGTGTCGCGCGCGGCCGCGAACCAGCGGGCGGGGCGCTGCGGACGCCTGGGCCCGGGCGTCTGCATCCGGCTGTACGACGAGCCGGGCTTCGATGCGCGTCCCGCGTTCACCGACCCTGAGATCCTGCGTACCTCGATCGCCGCGGTGATCCTGCGCATGAAGGCGCTCGGGCTGCCCGAGGTGGAGGACTTCCCGTTCATCGACCCGCCGACGCCGCGTGCGGTGGCCGATGGCTACCAGCTGCTCACCGAGCTCGGCGCGATCGACGAGGCGCGCAGGCTGACGCGCATCGGCCGCGAACTGGCGCGCTTCCCGACCGATCCGCGGCTGGGCCGGATCCTGGTCGCAGCGCGCGACGGCGGCTGCCTGGCCGAGGCACTGGTCGTGTGCTCGGTGCTCGCGGTGCAGGATCCGCGCGACCGGCCGTTCGAGCAGTCCGAGGCCGCCGACCGTGCGCATGCCGAGTTCGTCGACGACAAGTCCGACTTCGCGACGCTGCTGGCGATCTGGAAGTTCCACGAGGAGTCGCTGCAGCACAAGAAGTCCAACCGCAAGCATGTCGAGGCGATGCAGGCGCGCTTCCTGTCGCCGCGCCGGCTGCGCGAATGGCGCGACGTGCATGGCCAGTTGCATGCGACCGTGTCCGAGCTCGGTTGGCGCATCAACGACCAGCCCGCCAAGGGTGATGCCTTGCACCGGGCCTTGCTCGCCGGCTTCATCGGCAACATCGGCTTCAAGCTGGAGGAGGGCGACGGCTATGCCGGCGCGCGCGGCATCCGCTTCAACGTGCATCCGTCGTCCGGCCTGCGCAAGGCGAAGCCGAAGTGGGTGGTGGCGGCGGAGTTGACCGAGACCACCCGGCTCTACGCACGACTGGTGGCCAGGGTCGAGCCCGAGGTGATCGAGCAGGTCGGCGCGGCATTGCTCAAGCGTGAACACTTCGATCCGCGTTTCGAGGCCGAACGCGCGATGGTGATCGCATACGAACGGGTGACCCTGTTCGGGCTGACGCTGGTGGCCCGGCGCAAGGTGCACTACGGTCCGATCGACCCTGTGAAGGCGCGCGAGATCTTCATCCGCGAAGGGCTGGTCGACGGCGCCTGGGTGCCGAAGGGTACGCAGGCACCGTTCCTCGAGCACAACCGGCGGCTTATCCGCGAGGTCGAGGCGCTGGAACACAAGGCACGGCGCAAGGACGTGCTGGTCGATCCCGAGGCGATCGCCGAGTTCTATGCCGAGCGTGTCGGCGAGGGCATCCACAATGGCGCAGCGTTCGAGACCTGGCGGCGTACGGCCGAGAAGGACGACCCGAAGCGGCTGTTCCTGACCCGCGATTACCTGATGCGCCATGCGGCCTCGGCGGTCACCGAAGAACTCTTTCCGGCGCAGGTCGAGGTCGATGCGCTGGTCCTGAAGCTCGTCTACCGGTTCGAGCCGGGGCATCCGCTCGACGGGGTCACGCTGTCGGTGCCGTTGCCGGTGCTCAACCGTATCGATCCCGGACAGTTCGACTGGCTGGTGCCGGGCATGATCCGGGACAAGGTCGCGGCCTGCCTGAAGGCGTTGCCCAAGGCCATCCGCAAGCGGCTGATCCCGGTGCCCGAGCATGTGACCCGCTTCCTCGAATGGGTCGACCGCGGTGGAGAATCGGTCGGCGCGCGCGGTGCCGGCGGACGGCCGCCCTTCGAGCAGGCCCTGGTCGCGTTCGTGAAGCGCGAGACCGGCGAGGCCTTCACGGTCGAGACCTGGCGCGCGATCCAGCAGTCGGCGACCAGCAGCGGCGACCTGCCTGCCCACCTGCGCATGAACTACCGGGTGGTCGATGACGCCGGGCGCGAGCTGGCGCTGGGGCGTGACCTGCCGGCACTGCGCGCGCAGCTGGGCGAGGCGGCGCAGCTCGCGGTGAGCGAGGCCGGCAGCGCGTTCGAACGCAGCGGCATCACGGCCTGGGATTTCGGCGAGCTGCCGGCGTCGATCGCGGTCACCCAGGGCGGACGGCGCCTGACCGCGCATCCGGGCATCGAGGACGAAGGCAAGGGCGTCGCGCTGCGCCTGTTCGACACCGAACCGTCCGCGACTGCGTCGACCCGCCGCGGCGTCGTGCGGCTGATGCGCCTCGAGATGAAGGAGCCGATGCGCATGCTCGAGAAGCGGGTGCGCGACCAGAAGGAGGCGCTGCTCGCGTTGCGCCTGGTGGCGCCGCCTGATGCGCTGGTGGAGGACGTGGTCGCGGCGGTGGCCGATCGCGCCTTCATCGGCGATGACCTGCTGCCGCGGTCCAAGGCCCAGTACGAGCAGCAGCGCACGCGCGCGCGCGCACGAGTGCCTGCGGTGGCCGATGGCGCGCTCCGCTTGTTCGGGCAGGTGGCCCAGGCGTATGCGAAGGTCGCGCCGCTGGTGTCATCGCCGCCACCGGCGCTCGCGCGCATCGCCGCCGACATGCGCGTGCAGTTGTCGCGGCTGGTCCGTCCGGGCTTCATGCTGGGCACCCCGTGGGAGCAGTTGCCGCACCTGCCGCGCTACCTGAAGGCGATGGAACTGCGCCTGGCGAAGTATCCAGGTAACCCGGACCGTGATCGCCGGCATGCCGAGGCGATTGCCGGCCTGGCGAAGCGGATCGACCGCCGGCTCGAAGAACGACACGCGGCCGGTGAACCCGACCCGGGCGCGGAGGCGCTACGCTGGCAGGTCGAGGAACTCCGGGTATCGCTGTTCGCCCAGGAACTGCGCACGCCGGCACCGGTGTCGATCAAGCGCCTGCAGAAGGCCTGGGAAGAACTGCAGTGA